The genome window CCTCAGGTAAAACGTGGTATGGAGAGTTTAAAAACAAGAAGAAGGATGGTTCCTTCTACTGGGTAAATTCAATTGTCTTACCTGTTGAAAATCGACATGGTGAGCGTTTTGCTTATATGTCGGTCCGTCAGGATATAACTGCCAAAAAAGAGCTTGAGATCCTTTCTGTTACTGATAGACTAACCGGGCTCTTCAATCGTCAGAAGTTAGATCGTAGTCTTGAGGAGCAACGTTTGCGGTTTTCCCGCTACGGTGAGATCTTTTCGGTTATTCTCCTTGATATTGATCACTTTAAATCTGTAAATGATAAATTCGGTCACTTGGAAGGTGACCGAATTCTCAAGTGTTTTTCTCAAATAATTCAGGGACAGATCCGAAAGACCGATATAGCAGGACGGTGGGGAGGCGAGGAATTTCTCATACTCTGCCCTCATACAGACCTGGATGGTGCCGTTGCTAGAGCCGAAGAAATCCGACGATCAATTGAGGAGTATGACTTTGGGCTCGGACGTTCTGTTCTGGCGAGTTTTGGGGTTGCCCAAGTAGCGATTGAGATCTCGGAGAATCCTGAGGAGGACCATGAGGTGAACCATCCAAATGAGGGTGTTTTAACTAGTATCTCTATCCATATGATCACTGATCAATTGCTGCGGTCTGCCGACGCGGCTTTGTATAAGGCTAAAGAGGAAGGACGGAACCGTGTGGTACGAGCCTTGTAGTTTTGTGGGTTAAGACAAGTTCATTTTAGAGGTCCTGAAACCTGGAAAACAGATATTGAATAAAGGGTAAAATATGATTAGATATATCTGGACTCTTTGTGTGTTTATGTTTTGTGGAACAGTACTATATGCCGGGAGTCCACTGAAGGATCCAATGATACCGGACCATGAGCATGTTCAATATACCATTAGGAGTGCTGATAAGGTCAGTACATTGATTCTCAATGTTGAGCATGGAACAATCCGAGGGCATCAGAGTTACTCCATCAGCACAATTTCTGATAGTCAGAACATGTCTCTGGAGATCCTTAGGGATGGATTGCTTCCTTTGAAAAACGTCCGCTTACAGAAAGATGGACGCAGTGATTTTTTGACAACATCGGAGATAGGAGCCATACCCGTGCTATATGATGATGAAATTCTAATTGTAGACTTTAATGACCTGTCTCATGTTTTAAGAGGATATCCCTTTGATCATCCCAGGACTCTAGGAATTGTATTCCCCTATCAGGTTAGGGATGAGAAGAGGAAGATGAGTTTTATGATTAAATATGTAAAATCAGAAACAATTAACCTTCAAGGAGGTTCATACAATTCCTACAAACTGCAACTGGCCGCTCAGTTATCGGGAGGTCTGTCTGTTTTTTCAGGCATGATCCCCAAGACATACTTTTGGTATTCCCAAGAGGCTCCACACACGCTTCTCAGGTACGAAGGAGGGACCGGGCCCGGTGGAGATGAGGAGATTATAATGGAAATGGTTCACTATAGAATTGATGGATAATTGGCATCTGGAACTCAAGTTGACAGATTCTTTAGATTAATATGTATTTAGAGTTATATTGATAAGAGCTGGATGATGAACAGCTTGTGATTAAACTAAGGAGAGTCCTATGGGTATTCCTGAATTAGTAAAACAGCATCTTGAGAGTCTCTTTAAGGCTTCGGGCGAAGAATGGTCAAAATCCCAGGATGCCTTTAACAAATTGTGTTCCAGTTGGGAGAAGAAAGAGAGGCTCTTTTCACAGCAGATCAACCTTCTGGATATGGAAGAAGTTAAGACTGTTTCAAAGGATGATCCCCGGGGAATGCTCTTCCTCACTTTTTCCGGCTCCCTTGTCAGTCTGGGATATGGCTCCCAGCGTTGGATGGAATATGCCAGCATTAAACTTCGCACAGATGTACCCGATATTGTCCGATGTGATAAGACTTCCTTAGCCGATCAGGCAAGCTACGGTCAATCGGCCCGCTTTGACCTTGGGCCTCTTAAGCATACATCCGCCTTATATAAGATTGTGGTCTGCAAGGAAGATGTCCCGGTAAAAGAGCAGGAAAAACGTGTGAAAGAAGCGACAGTTTTTCTGACAAACTCATTTATACATCTCAATAGAGATCTAACGCTTCCCCTGGGTAGTCAGGATGCCGATCAGTTTAACAAGCAGAATATTATTGCCTATTTGGCACGTAAAAATGCTCTGACCCAAGAAAAGGTCCGGGAAGTTACAGATGATTATATTTCCATGGTTGAAACGGGAATGCTTATGGGGAAAAATGTCTCTCTTGGCAGATTGGGGCGCTTTTCGCTCAGTCTAAAGCCCAGCCGTAAAGCCAGAATTGGAAGGAATCCTAAAACGGGAGAAGAAATCACAATCCCTGCCAGAGAGGCACACTGGAGTCCTGGATTCAAGTTTTCAGCAGGCAGTAAGGAAAAAGCTGCATCCATGCCTCTTCCTGAATCAGAAGATAACGACTAGAGAGCCTGCAGCTGATTGTGCTAGACTATGGATGGAATATGAAAAAGGAAGTCTTCATGAAAATAATAAAACCGCAGCTTCTCTTTCTGCCTTTGTTCTTTTTGTTCCTCTCTCCCTCTCTTTTCGCATTGCAGATAGGGGATGCTATCCCTGGATTTTCTGTTATATCCGGTGATGGGCATATTCTCATTAGGGATGATCTGCTGGATAAGAAGGGGCTTATCTTCTATGAAGACAGGTCTTTGATGGACATAAATCAGGATTTAAAAGACTATCTGAAGGCTTTGAACCTGGATAAAAATAACATCATGACTGTGGTCGTGGTAGACTGTAATGATTTGGGCCTATTTAAAAAGCTTTGGCAGGACAGACTGGTGGATCATTCCCGAAAAATCAACCTTCCCGTTTATGGAGACTGGAATGGAAAGATGAAAGATCGGTTCCATCTAGAGGATGAGAGTTCTACTTTTATGGTGATTGATGAAACAGGGCAT of Oceanispirochaeta crateris contains these proteins:
- a CDS encoding HU family DNA-binding protein, which gives rise to MGIPELVKQHLESLFKASGEEWSKSQDAFNKLCSSWEKKERLFSQQINLLDMEEVKTVSKDDPRGMLFLTFSGSLVSLGYGSQRWMEYASIKLRTDVPDIVRCDKTSLADQASYGQSARFDLGPLKHTSALYKIVVCKEDVPVKEQEKRVKEATVFLTNSFIHLNRDLTLPLGSQDADQFNKQNIIAYLARKNALTQEKVREVTDDYISMVETGMLMGKNVSLGRLGRFSLSLKPSRKARIGRNPKTGEEITIPAREAHWSPGFKFSAGSKEKAASMPLPESEDND
- a CDS encoding TlpA family protein disulfide reductase produces the protein MKIIKPQLLFLPLFFLFLSPSLFALQIGDAIPGFSVISGDGHILIRDDLLDKKGLIFYEDRSLMDINQDLKDYLKALNLDKNNIMTVVVVDCNDLGLFKKLWQDRLVDHSRKINLPVYGDWNGKMKDRFHLEDESSTFMVIDETGHVVYSQTGTITSSDFEQIGNLVH